One window of the Hyperolius riggenbachi isolate aHypRig1 chromosome 5, aHypRig1.pri, whole genome shotgun sequence genome contains the following:
- the LOC137518257 gene encoding uncharacterized protein isoform X1, translating into MLRGLAGGLLNVQFLHIYFRFYMNKWRSVRDTYKKELTKLRKLEKSGSAAPAPPTYKNFELLSFLRTIYEPRRTEDSFSTSTNVEVDSDSTCASGNSNSDAGDNVSEVPSTHTSGSVNSSLTTVRPRPRPASRPKRVRPAVVEEEKNVHLAQMNKTYHEILEHFKSNCEKQRSPEENVVYKITDSMVPYLLDIDPRYYADVHGEFIDAAKKYLAKTRQDRDGNQGNKQGSNLEGSAFRGHNQGTYQECWPSDNSMPVHRSEPQHSWIHQGQPYSSMPPSQMHSMARPHRETSSTSRTGPDVAEMYHRNPTQNPETRSYHNLDRPSAPCASQPTEFSMTRFMFDYDATE; encoded by the exons TCAGATTCTATATGAATAAGTGGAGATCCGTAAGGGACACTTACAAAAAAGAATTGACGAAACTAAGGAAATTGGAGAAAAGTGGTAGTGctgctccagctccacccacctaCAAGAACTTTGAATTGTTGTCCTTTCTGCGCACCATATATGAACCACGAAG aACAGAGGATAGTTTTTCCACTTCAACTAATGTGGAGGTCGACAGCGACAGTACTTGCGCTTCTGGCAACAGCAACTCAGATGCTGGCGACAATGTTTCAGAGGTGCCATCCACTCATACAAGTGGGAGTGTTAACTCCTCACTTACCACAGTGAGACCGCGGCCTAGACCAGCAAGTAGGCCAAAAAGAGTGAGGCCTGCCGTAGTGGAGGAGGAGAAGAATGTACATTTGGCACAAATGAACAAAACTTACCACGAAATTTTGGAACACTTCAAATCAAACTGTGAGAAACAAAGGTCACCAGAGGAGAATGTGGTCTACAAAATCACAGACTCAATGGTGCCTTATCTACTGGACATTGACCCACGTTACTATGCTGATGTACATGGGGAATTCATTGACGCTGCTAAAAAATATCTTGCAAAAACACGGCAAGACCGTGATGGCAACCAGGGTAATAAGCAGGGGTCCAACTTAGAGGGTAGTGCTTTTCGTGGTCACAATCAGGGAACATACCAAGAGTGCTGGCCCTCTGATAACTCGATGCCAGTTCATCGGTCAGAGCCGCAACACTCGTGGATACACCAAGGGCAACCGTACAGTAGCATGCCTCCCTCACAGATGCATTCAATGGCCCGGCCACACAGAGAAACATCATCTACCTCTCGGACGGGACCAGATGTGGCCGAAATGTATCATAGGAACCCCACTCAAAATCCTGAAACACGTTCCTATCATAATTTAGATAGGCCATCAGCACCCTGTGCTTCACAACCCACAGAATTCTCCATGACGAGATTCATGTTTGATTATGATGCTACGGAGTAA
- the LOC137518257 gene encoding uncharacterized protein isoform X3, translating into MNKWRSVRDTYKKELTKLRKLEKSGSAAPAPPTYKNFELLSFLRTIYEPRRTEDSFSTSTNVEVDSDSTCASGNSNSDAGDNVSEVPSTHTSGSVNSSLTTVRPRPRPASRPKRVRPAVVEEEKNVHLAQMNKTYHEILEHFKSNCEKQRSPEENVVYKITDSMVPYLLDIDPRYYADVHGEFIDAAKKYLAKTRQDRDGNQGNKQGSNLEGSAFRGHNQGTYQECWPSDNSMPVHRSEPQHSWIHQGQPYSSMPPSQMHSMARPHRETSSTSRTGPDVAEMYHRNPTQNPETRSYHNLDRPSAPCASQPTEFSMTRFMFDYDATE; encoded by the exons ATGAATAAGTGGAGATCCGTAAGGGACACTTACAAAAAAGAATTGACGAAACTAAGGAAATTGGAGAAAAGTGGTAGTGctgctccagctccacccacctaCAAGAACTTTGAATTGTTGTCCTTTCTGCGCACCATATATGAACCACGAAG aACAGAGGATAGTTTTTCCACTTCAACTAATGTGGAGGTCGACAGCGACAGTACTTGCGCTTCTGGCAACAGCAACTCAGATGCTGGCGACAATGTTTCAGAGGTGCCATCCACTCATACAAGTGGGAGTGTTAACTCCTCACTTACCACAGTGAGACCGCGGCCTAGACCAGCAAGTAGGCCAAAAAGAGTGAGGCCTGCCGTAGTGGAGGAGGAGAAGAATGTACATTTGGCACAAATGAACAAAACTTACCACGAAATTTTGGAACACTTCAAATCAAACTGTGAGAAACAAAGGTCACCAGAGGAGAATGTGGTCTACAAAATCACAGACTCAATGGTGCCTTATCTACTGGACATTGACCCACGTTACTATGCTGATGTACATGGGGAATTCATTGACGCTGCTAAAAAATATCTTGCAAAAACACGGCAAGACCGTGATGGCAACCAGGGTAATAAGCAGGGGTCCAACTTAGAGGGTAGTGCTTTTCGTGGTCACAATCAGGGAACATACCAAGAGTGCTGGCCCTCTGATAACTCGATGCCAGTTCATCGGTCAGAGCCGCAACACTCGTGGATACACCAAGGGCAACCGTACAGTAGCATGCCTCCCTCACAGATGCATTCAATGGCCCGGCCACACAGAGAAACATCATCTACCTCTCGGACGGGACCAGATGTGGCCGAAATGTATCATAGGAACCCCACTCAAAATCCTGAAACACGTTCCTATCATAATTTAGATAGGCCATCAGCACCCTGTGCTTCACAACCCACAGAATTCTCCATGACGAGATTCATGTTTGATTATGATGCTACGGAGTAA
- the LOC137518257 gene encoding uncharacterized protein isoform X2: MKFIKTVSKEGSDGRSVRFYMNKWRSVRDTYKKELTKLRKLEKSGSAAPAPPTYKNFELLSFLRTIYEPRRTEDSFSTSTNVEVDSDSTCASGNSNSDAGDNVSEVPSTHTSGSVNSSLTTVRPRPRPASRPKRVRPAVVEEEKNVHLAQMNKTYHEILEHFKSNCEKQRSPEENVVYKITDSMVPYLLDIDPRYYADVHGEFIDAAKKYLAKTRQDRDGNQGNKQGSNLEGSAFRGHNQGTYQECWPSDNSMPVHRSEPQHSWIHQGQPYSSMPPSQMHSMARPHRETSSTSRTGPDVAEMYHRNPTQNPETRSYHNLDRPSAPCASQPTEFSMTRFMFDYDATE; encoded by the exons TCAGATTCTATATGAATAAGTGGAGATCCGTAAGGGACACTTACAAAAAAGAATTGACGAAACTAAGGAAATTGGAGAAAAGTGGTAGTGctgctccagctccacccacctaCAAGAACTTTGAATTGTTGTCCTTTCTGCGCACCATATATGAACCACGAAG aACAGAGGATAGTTTTTCCACTTCAACTAATGTGGAGGTCGACAGCGACAGTACTTGCGCTTCTGGCAACAGCAACTCAGATGCTGGCGACAATGTTTCAGAGGTGCCATCCACTCATACAAGTGGGAGTGTTAACTCCTCACTTACCACAGTGAGACCGCGGCCTAGACCAGCAAGTAGGCCAAAAAGAGTGAGGCCTGCCGTAGTGGAGGAGGAGAAGAATGTACATTTGGCACAAATGAACAAAACTTACCACGAAATTTTGGAACACTTCAAATCAAACTGTGAGAAACAAAGGTCACCAGAGGAGAATGTGGTCTACAAAATCACAGACTCAATGGTGCCTTATCTACTGGACATTGACCCACGTTACTATGCTGATGTACATGGGGAATTCATTGACGCTGCTAAAAAATATCTTGCAAAAACACGGCAAGACCGTGATGGCAACCAGGGTAATAAGCAGGGGTCCAACTTAGAGGGTAGTGCTTTTCGTGGTCACAATCAGGGAACATACCAAGAGTGCTGGCCCTCTGATAACTCGATGCCAGTTCATCGGTCAGAGCCGCAACACTCGTGGATACACCAAGGGCAACCGTACAGTAGCATGCCTCCCTCACAGATGCATTCAATGGCCCGGCCACACAGAGAAACATCATCTACCTCTCGGACGGGACCAGATGTGGCCGAAATGTATCATAGGAACCCCACTCAAAATCCTGAAACACGTTCCTATCATAATTTAGATAGGCCATCAGCACCCTGTGCTTCACAACCCACAGAATTCTCCATGACGAGATTCATGTTTGATTATGATGCTACGGAGTAA